A stretch of DNA from Larus michahellis chromosome 19, bLarMic1.1, whole genome shotgun sequence:
GGGCTGATGACACCAGTACAGCCAGACTGGGGAAGTCCCATGTCAGGAAGCTGTGAATGACACACTGCTGGAGGTGGCTTACGCGGTGACTTAAGTCAGGGCTGACCAACTgacagccccagggctggatcTGATACCCAGGTTTATCTGCTTTCCCAGCAAGGCCAGTCTGTCCACGGGCTGACGACAGATGTGGGTgcatggggagatgggggagagacTGCAAACCTGGGGTTGGATCAGTCATACGCAGTGCCTTGTGAATACAGCTGCTCTGGCTCGGGTCCTTAATACTTGAGAACTCAGCACAACGAGGAACCACGGCTTGTTCTGGGCCAAAAAGACCAGTGAGAGAGACGCTGCTGGGACCAGTCAGCCCTTTCACGGCTCTGCTGGGCAGCGTGAAATGCAGCAGACGAGTCTACGCTGGTCCCTGTAAATTAAACTGTCACTGGTTTTAAGAACAGGAAGTCCTCGAGACACAGAGCACAGGCTAATGGCACACCGCATGGCAAACATGGAGACTGTAGATCTGTGGACAGACACCTCTTGCAACCCCAACGTCACCCATCCCCTTCCTTTTCTGCAGGCGCTTGGTTCCTCTCAAAACACTCCAGGTTATGCTGGTGAAACCTCTAGGGGACAACGTAACAAGCTAGATCAGAGAGCTGATCCCAGCCAACAGAGCTCCATTTCTGGACAAATTATTTTCAGACTGAATGACTTGCTGATGGGGCTTACCCTTCCCAAAGGAGAAGGGACATAAGTCAGTGTAGAGATGGAGGGGACTTTCACACTTGTGTTCACCAAGCGTGCTCTCTCATCTGCCAACTTGTTTCCAAAATGATGGGCCATTTACCACCCTTGGGGTCTTCTGTAATGCAAATGGCTGTAGAGATCCCCTTCCCACCCTATCCAAGGATTTCTGCCCCTGACCAGGACTTGCACGACACACCACACCCCTCCTCCAAGCGAGAGCCTTTTCTGGCTGGATGCATCTGCAAAGATGAAGGCAGACACTCCCCTTGTATTTGTTCCTCACCTGGGCGTGCATCTGCATGTGAACTCCCAGGCAGGCAGGTATATGTATGTGAGCATGTGGTTATTAGCACcaaaaaatgcatttgtcaaaATCTCTAGAGTTAAAAAACAATCATTACATAATTACATTAAACAATTAACCAACTGATTCACCAGGTAGAGGCTCACCAACAACACCTGAAACCCATCCCAGCCACTTAACACGGCAGAAGGTGGCACAAACAAAAGCGACTCCCAGAACACCCTGGAGGTTGATGGCCTTATGCTCTGTCCGGGTAAGAGAAGACACTTTCCGTTCCTGGCTGCTCACACCCGGAAGCGGGTGGCTTCTGGACATTATCTACTTTGAGCTGCTGGTTTAAGGTGTTTTGATATAGAGATATTCCACATAAGTAACCCTTCAGGTCAGCGCTGTGTGGTTAGGCACGCACCCAAGATGCCTGTGCTGCCTAACTTCAATCCTTTCATGACACTATATACTTAGACCTCATTTCTCAAGTAATACAGTTAGCAACAAACAACTTCTTCAGCAACCTTTGAAACGCGTTGTTGGCACTTCCTTCTGCTCAACAGGGTCCATGAGCATAATGAATATGCAGAACGCATAAAACTCCATGAAACAGCCTGCTCCAAGTCTCCAGAAAAGATCTGTCTGTTTTTACTGGAGCCGTGATCCAGTTGAAGGCTGCGCAGGAGAGCACACAAGGGCAGAATGAAATTGGGGCAGCAAGTTTAACTTTGCCATCACCTACCTCCCAAGTGGGTAACCATGCAACACCAATATCTTTCAAAAAGAAGTCTCTGGGTCTCTTCAAAGCcaaaaattaaaggggaaaatcACCACTCTGCTTTCCTACACTATTGGAAAGCACCATGTCCTACAGACAGCACCAGCGCCGCTGTACTCCAGGCCTGTGGTGAAATAATTTGGCTAGCATGGCTCAGTGCGTGAGCGTGTGGGTTGTACTGGGACCCCGTGAGCCGAAACTCAACTCAGAGGTGAAAGATGCTGCTGCAGACAGAGTTAAACCAGCAAATCTCTGCTTCTAACATCCGCCTTGCTGCCAGCCCTGTTTAGAATGTGGGTGCATCCTTGCTGGGAGGGCACTGCTGGCAGAGTGGCCAATCGTCTGGTTGATGCCGCTAATCTGAACCACCTTGGCTGGTAAGGTCTCGCTGCATGGTAGCATCCTTTTGGTGACCCTGCAACCAGAAGTGCCACCAAGAGAGGACCCTTCTCATGATGGCCAGCAGCCTGCTGCACCAGGGCACATGCCGGCAGGGGCCAGCATGCCGCGGCCCTGGAAGCACTTGGCAAAAGTCAGTGTGTACATCCTTCAGTATGAATGGGAAGTTCTGCGCGACCTCCACAGCGGGTACCTGTGCCCCAGCCAGCCGTGTGATGAGGTAGAAAGGCTTGGTCAGGGTGACACCGTGGGAGAGGAAGGCCCTGGAGGAACGGCTCTCTCTAGAGAGCTGATCTTATGCCGTTTGCAGTATCAGAGGCAGAGAGGGTCCCTGCTCAGGAAGCCGAGTGAATACAACACAAGCAAAGACAGTTCAAAATTAGTGCTCCACATGAAcacaccaccatccccagcatGCATGCACTGGGAGCAGAAACGACCTCTCTGAGGTTCCCCAGTCTCCCCAGGCCCCATCCTGACCACACTGAGGGATCCCCAGCCAAGGACACCATTCATTGTCCCCAGCCACCTCCATGcccttgcccttgttgatgcTGACATGGAAAACAGGACAGATCATGCACTATCTGTGGGGATGGTAACACCAGGCAACACGGCTGGACCTTGGCATCCTGTTCAGGAGCAGAGTGTGCACTGGGGGCTCCTCGCCCCCAGCAGGGTTTCAGTGAgaaactgggggcactgggctgGGGGCCCTAGACGGCATCCATTCCTTTCCTCTGCAGCCTGCCCAAGGTGTCTGCACCTCGCATCCAATGGGAAAGAGCCCGATCCCAAAGCCCTGACACCGGGGATTTGCCAACGGCAGTGCCCTACGTGCTGGAGGCAGCCAGTCCCCCTCCAGCTGGGCCGTGTCGCGACAGCGGGGCGTGTCGCGACCAGGAGGCGTGTTGCGAGCACGGCTCGGagagcccccagcagcagccgtgccgtgccgtgccgtgccgtgccgtgccgtgccgtgccgtgccgggcgCCAGCCCGCCAGCCGGGGAAGCTGCCGGGCCATTGCACCGCCCGTCCCGTcgggggccgggccgcgccgggccgcgCTCCAatgggcggcggggggccgggccgggggccgcccctGCCCGCGTCCCTATAAGTGCCGGCAGCGCGGCGCCCCGCAGACGGCGCGTCGAGCCGAGCGGAGCCGACCCGAGCGGAGCTGCCGCGGCGCTGCTGGTGCGCGGACCCGCTGCCCGCCGGAGCCCCGGATCGGTGCGTACCCGCGCGGGCAGAGCCCGGCTCCCTGCGGCGGCCGCGGGGTGGTGCGTGGGGCGCCGCGGGGCGCGCAGCGCTGAGCTTTgtgcggcggcgggcgggggggcggcagcgcGGCTGCCGGGGAGGGTGCAGCGCGGTGCCGTCCTCCTGGGGCGAAGGTGGGGGGTGCTCCGGGATCCTCGGACGGGAGCGGGAAGCGGTGCTGTCCCCGGGAGCCTTGCCCTGAGCCGTGTGTCGCCTTGCAGGGGCCTGGAGCCATGGCTGAGCACATGATGATGTCCATGAGCCACGGTGGCAGCGGGCTGCAGAGCTACCGCATGGGGGTGagtgggctgcagggacccccgCAGCACGGGCAGCATGTGCTGAGGACGCTGCCTGCTGCCAGTCAGATGATGTCCTACGGAGGGGCTGGCATGGATGGTGCGATGAGGCCGAGACCCAACCTCAGCGGACAGATGGGCCACCACCAGATGCCAAATGCGATGATGTTCAATGGCCCGAGTCAGCAGCAGCAGTACATGGGGCCAGTGGGCACCCAGCAGCTAATGGCTAGCATGCACCTACAAAAACTCAACACCCAGTACCAGGGTCACCCACTGGGTATGAGCAATGGGCCCATGGGAGCTGGTGCCCAGCAGTACAGAGTGGGGCCAAGCCAGCACCCAGGCATGCAGCATATGCCCTCACCAGCGCTGACCTTGAACGTTATGGACACTGATCTCATAGATGAGGAGGTCTTGACATCCCTTGTCCTGGAACTGGGATTGGACCGGATTCAGGAGCTGCCGGAGCTATTCTTGGGACAGAACGAGTTTGACTTCATTTCAGACTTTGTTAGCAAACAGCAACCCAGTGCCATCAGCTGTTGAGGGGCTTTGAGCTCCTCCTTTTGTCTTGGTGGTTTTGTTTataacttccttctccacctgccatcctcctcccttcccctgccttgcCCTGTCCTGGATTCCTGACCTCCCCAAAGAGACAATCATCGGACACTGGCTTGCAATGgattgcttttctcttctgtgtggtTTTTCATTTGGGAGttcctggggagggggtgtgtaCCCCAAAGAGAGAGCAGATCAAGAGCTCTTGCTGTAGAGCTGCCTCTAAATGGCATTAACAGGATTTCTGGCTTAAGTAGAAATAATGGACTTACGACTTTCCACAACTAGGCTTTGAGCGCAGGAAGCGATGGGCAGCTGGCAGCCCTGCCGGTAGCTGGATTTGCTCAAGGATTCTGTAGTGCCACCGAAGTTAAAGGATCCCCTGAGAGAGGATTGTCTCCCTGGTGCATGGTTTGAACCAGTTTACCCTTGCAAATATGGGTGGGGTTAGATATTTGTTGGGACTCTTTACTGTGACAGTAAATAGGTCTTCAGTCTTGTCTGTTCAGCTCGGGAAGGGGCACTTCCCCTCCAGCAGGCTTTTTTTAACTGGCTGAGCAAAATAAAGAATGCCTTGGGGAAGGGTGTGCGTATGTGCCTAAATGTTCATCTCCGTGGAACTTTGGATCTCCGAGCTAATCAACTGTAAAATTTACAGAGTGTTTGAGGCTGATTCAGACGTAAGGCTTAAAGCTGCAGTCTAGCTCCACTTTTTTCCACCTCTGAAACCAAATAAAGACCATGCAACTGTATATTCAAGAtctaatcttatttatttttcctatgatTATTTATTTGCAAGGGcttcttttgttgtttggctTCGGGACTGCTAGGAAGGACGCATGGAGAGTACTGCAGCTTTAAGATGCTGgcttcaaaaaaagaaagcctgggATAGTTTTCAAGCTGCTCTGCAGATGGTCACTCCAACCCGAGATCTGTATGCTGAACGCATAGGACTGTAAATCCAATACCTTCCTGAATGTGATAAAGATGACTCGATTTCTAATTCCCTTACTCAGAAAAGGTTAAATGTAAAAGCtagtggggttttgtttcctcTGCTGTCTCTTGTTTCCAGGCACTGTGGAAAGCTCCTGTTAACTCCTAGTTGCTGCTGCCCCCTGCTGCTGACAGCCCCCGGCAGCTGTCACTCAACAACCAAGAATGTACAGATGAATTTGCAAATAAAAGCTGAAGTATCTCCAGTGTGCATTTGTTTAGTGCTTGTCTCTGGCCCAGGCTCAGTGCGGTGTCATGCACCAGGGAGAAGTGCTTTCTTAGCTCCCGTCGGTGGGCTGTGGGTCCTGTCACCGGTGTCCCTCGCCTGACACCAAAGTTGTAACGACTGTGTTTGTAGCTTAAATGCTTGGACTAAGTCAGTCCTCAAAGCACGGCTGGGAGAATGAAATGCTGCTCCTCTGTACTGAGGGCAAATTCCGAAGGTGGATGGAGCTGCCCTGCGGCAGAGTGGCTGCCGTTGCTTGCAGCCCTGCTGTTGGCTGACCCAAGGTGCTCAGACGAGTGGCTGGTGGCTTCTTGCACGTTCTTCCAGACCAAGTGCAGCTCTGACAGCTGGGGcgcagctctgctgcagttttcTGTACCACAAAGACTCTAAAAACCAGGACAGCCTTTGGTCTTCTACTCTTCCAGAGCTTAAGTTGTTGGGGTTTCTTTAATGGTTCCCAGGTAGTCCTTGTGCAGAGTTCAGGACTATTGCCCTGTGTCCTTTCCCTGCCCTGTAGCAATGGGCTTCTGGATGCTGGTGTTGGAGTGGCTGTATCACTTTGACCACGCTTTGGATTGCCTGTCTGTCCCCTGGCCTTGTTCCTTGAACAATTCAAAAGCAAGTGTTAAAGTCCTGTCCTGTCCTTTTGGTGCAATCTGGAGAGCTGGTCAAAAAGTAAATGGCAGGGCTTTGTGTTGCAGGTGGGAGAGGAGAGCCCTGCTTGGGCTGTCAGCTCTATGGTGGTGGGCTGTTTGAGATCTGGAAGAGCTTTGCTTTCTCTGTGCATCTGCAGAATAGCTGATGGCTTGGTCAGCAGGTTGTAGGTAAGCAGTGAGGAGCTGGCAACTGGATTTATTCATCAATGCAGGCAGCTGAACCCCAAAATAAATAGGTGTGTTCTAGGCTGTCAGTTGTGGTTGTGGGGGGAGCAGACTGTGACACACCACTGTGGCCTGCAGTGTCCCAGCTACGAGTGGGGAGCTATGGCCAGCCCACAGATGCAGGAGTGTCAACTTGAGCAGCCTCTGCAGAGGTTTCCCAGTAACAGGAATGTGTTTCTCTGCCAGAAGCACTTGGCATTTGATGCAAACTGGACAGAGGAACACTTCTGTACATCCTCTTGGAGGGCTGTGCAGTGCCCCGGGCCGGGAGCTGTAGATCTAAGTCAGAGCAGGGGAGCTGATGTTAGCAGGGATTTGGAGTGACTGGAGGGGTCCCAGTCAGGATTTTCTTGGGGCTTTGTCCTAGCGGGCTCAATTGGGATTATTTCAGTGTCAGCTTTCATACAAATGCAAACTTCAGAGCCGGAATGAATTCCTCAGGTGTGTTACCTCTTCATCTCCCCAAAAGATACTCTTAATTGTGGTCAGCCTTTATGGTTTCCCAGATAACCCAGGCCAAAAACACTTAGAATTTCTGCCACGCGTCTATTGCATCTGGCTGGTTTGGACTGGATGAGTCCCATCATCGCCTCCTTTCTAATGCCTTCTTGCTTTGGGTGCAGTTTGGACCACCCCTCTTCGTGCTACCTGCTTTGTGTGCCTTGCATTAGGCACACAGGGCCGCAGCACGAGCTGCAGCGTGGATGGCTCCAGTTCTGCCTCTCCACTCTGCGTTATGGGACAGCCTGCCTGTCCAGGTCCCCTGGCAGGGTGGCTGACACCATGCAGTGAGCAGAGGTGCCAGGTGGCAAAAGAGGGAGACCCAGCTACCTGGTTCTACAGATGAGTTTCGTGAAGTCAACCAAGATCACCCAAAATACAACCGGGCTGAACTCTGCTTTTCTCATCTAGCTGGCACTGACCTCTTCACCCAGCAGCAGGACGATGCTCCAAAGCACCAATATCTTTAGGGGCTTACAGGCACCGCAGAGCGCTGCAAACATTGCTGGATGACAGTGCCAGTCTGTTTGTGAGCTTTGAAGACAGAAGTGAACTCAGGTGGAGAGTTCGCATTcgcaggcagctgctgggaagcaCCTCTCCTGGCACATACCAGgagtctgttttctgtgctggggaagaaggaatGTTCTCCCACCCCACTGCCTAGTCCAGATGGGACGGCTGGGACACAACCACCCCGTCCCCTCACCTAGGCTGGTTATATCCTCTGTTGTACTCCTAAGAGATTTTGTAGCTATTCTTGTGAAGACCAGGTCTAGAGGCAGCCTCTGGGAGCATGTGAGTGCGAAAGTACAGAAAGACAAAGCATTTCTCTACATCCTTGTCTTTGAGCACGTGTGCTCTCAAGGTGATGAAGCTTGCCGATAGTCCTTGGTGATTCAGAGTAGCAAAGATGAAAGTTCAGTGCAGAGAGCTGGTAAAGGATCTGCTAATAGTAAGCGACTGGCCAATAAGATGAGCAATGAGTGGTAAATGTGAAATGCTATGTGTAGGGTTGATCTTTCTGGACTTCACACACAGTACTGGGCTCTAAACTAGCTACAGCCACTCAGAAAAGGTTACATGAAGGAATGTTCCTATGAAAAACCTCAGCTGGCTGTTCAGGAGGAGCCAGAGGAGCAAAGGGAGAAGGTTAGAAATCATTAGGAGAGGAATAGAAAACAATCAAACAGTGAATGCCCTACAGTATCaatgcagaattcagctgcaCCCTGTGCACTGCCCACACTAGCAAATTGTCCAAAATTCTGGGCTATTCATCAGAAAAATGATAATGTGAAACTAGAGAAAGAGGAAACACCTGAGGCAGAGTAATGTTTCTCAAAAGAAGCCACAAATAGAGTGGGACTTCGCAGTCAGCAAGGAGAAAGATGGGTGCCAGAGGTTTATAAAGTAAGTGAAAGGGGAAGGTAACCAGGGAATTACTTTCCCCGCGTGTAATGGAAGATTTCTGTTGATCTTTACAAATTTAGGGGCACGATTCAAACCCAAATGAACAGAGGTATCTCTGCATGCAATGTGTAGCTCAAACAGTGAAGCTCTTCCTGACAGCATGGGAGGTACGTGAACTCTTCAATGTCACCAAAAAGCCAGTTGACTGTTATGAACTGTTAAGACTGGACGGAAGAACACAGCAGAGGCCATCGCTGTATGTCACTGTATGTCTGCATGGTTCACTTCCAACTTGGACACTGTGTAAGGTCCTCATCCTACCATCTTCCTGGCTCAGAGAGGATGTGGTGGAAATTGAaaaggttcagagaagggcaGCCTCTGTCTGAGGGCCCCCCTAACCACAACTCTTCAGAAGGTATCTGAGGAGGGATGTAGTTCAGCTTTCTTCTCGTGCAAGCAATAAGGCATCAAAGGAGACTGGCAAGTTGCAGGTTCAAAGCAAATTAAAGGAGGTGGGGTTTTCTAACAAGGAATGGTTGAGCTGTGGACCTCCCATTCACAAGATGTTGTGGATATGTGAGGTTGTTGAGAGTCTGAGGGATGGCCAGACAAGTTCCTGGAAGAGAAACCTATAAAGGTCTGTAAGCACATAACCATTATGTCTGGCTTAGGAGGCTGCAAGAGCAACGGGGAGCTAAGGGCTGGAAAACTGGCCAAGCACACAGTATCATGCACGCTTGCCTTGTGCTTGTGTTCTGTTGAAGGCATCTATTCACTGTTCTCAACTGAGAACAATGTTGGAGGCAGGGTGTGAAACTGTCTGTCAGGTCTTGTGGCCTGACCCAGGGCACCTCTTCTGCTGCAGGATGTGATATGTGCTGAGACACGTGGCTTTGAAGAGCAGATAGACGaaagacttggggaaaaaaatccaccctaATAAAAACTTCCTGCTTCTGCATCAGGAAGTCTTTGAGCCACAGATCACTCGGTGCTGGAGAGTGAACCTGGGAAGGACCACAATGAGTGGGCCAGCATCCCCTCTGCCCTAGGCACTGCTGTCACACACAG
This window harbors:
- the LOC141733198 gene encoding cbp/p300-interacting transactivator 3, producing the protein MAEHMMMSMSHGGSGLQSYRMGVSGLQGPPQHGQHVLRTLPAASQMMSYGGAGMDGAMRPRPNLSGQMGHHQMPNAMMFNGPSQQQQYMGPVGTQQLMASMHLQKLNTQYQGHPLGMSNGPMGAGAQQYRVGPSQHPGMQHMPSPALTLNVMDTDLIDEEVLTSLVLELGLDRIQELPELFLGQNEFDFISDFVSKQQPSAISC